The following coding sequences lie in one Apium graveolens cultivar Ventura chromosome 1, ASM990537v1, whole genome shotgun sequence genomic window:
- the LOC141678116 gene encoding uncharacterized protein LOC141678116: protein MVQNTPIFQRMGPKTKSKNDPGPTRKAREPRKEPDWTPLNRTMEDILKKIKGKPFYYPAKPMQTPSESRPYNRQCDYHETYGHKTENFLSLKYFIKDQVKKGNLNQYISQDTNQKEERPRRGKNIVNVVLGGSHSPPRSPGSGDEVFSIQSYPEMVISFSSKDYEGVNPNHNKTLVVTLDIFYNKVRRMLIDNGSSVNILFKHTVDRMKLGSVRSNECREDPLYGFVNNLVPIQGTLYLPVIFGSAPN, encoded by the coding sequence ATGGTGCAGAACACTCCAATATTTCAAAGAATGGGTCCTAAAACAAAATCTAAAAATGACCCCGGGCCAACCAGGAAAGCGAGGGAGCCTAGGAAAGAACCAGATTGGACCCCACTGAACAGGACCATGGAGGATATACTAAAGAAAATCAAAGGCAAGCCATTCTATTATCCAGCAAAGCCCATGCAGACCCCCTCGGAGAGCCGGCCTTACAATAGGCAATGCGATTATCATGAAACGTATGGGCACAAAACTGAGAATTTTCTGTCTCTCAAATACTTCATCAAGGATCAAGTCAAGAAGGGAAACCTAAATCAGTATATCTCCCAGGATACAAATCAGAAAGAAGAAAGACCAAGGAGAGGAAAGAATATAGTGAATGTGGTCCTAGGAGGTTCCCACTCACCTCCTCGGAGCCCGGGCTCAGGAGATGAAGTATTCTCTATCCAATCATACCCGGAGATGGTAATTTCATTCAGCAGTAAGgattatgaaggggtcaaccCGAATCACAATAAAACTTTGGTAGTAACACttgatattttttataataaGGTGAGGAGAATGCTGATAGACAATGGCTCTTCagtaaacatactcttcaagcatactGTGGACCGGATGAAGCTAGGGAGCGTGCGCTCAAATGAATGTCGAGAGGACCCCCTCTATGGGTTCGTAAATAACTTGGTCCCAATCCAGGGAACCTTATACCTTCCGGTGATATTCGGATCAGCTCCAAACTAA